Proteins encoded by one window of Deltaproteobacteria bacterium:
- a CDS encoding DUF885 domain-containing protein, producing the protein MRWHIAATVLFLGCSHAAPAPPPAAQRSANGDWIERSNRNAQVLLDVRARFTPELAARTGVVGIDERISDFTPGHRERLRQALREAVSTLEGRRGGERDVNVVQDLAILVDAAERQLNGSELQEKLEVPYANVPRLVFGSVRGLLDPQVAPERRPAALARVRKYAGIEQGYRPVVELAEAETREGFRKGLLPPSRIEVENDLNTSQFLIDGIDKLFAEYRIAGAEQPVTTLHRQLEDYLSFVRSEVLPKAREDFRLPRELYEFQLQQVGVDIPGEELAQRAHRGFEQIQAEMQKVAARVAQQRGLVSGDYREVIKELKKTQIPDDQLLEFYKKRLARIEEIIRQHHLVTLPARPARIRLGTPAENAQQPAPHMSPPRLIGNTGEQGEFVLPLSVPGKVEQKYDDFNYDAAAWTLTAHEARPGHELQFASMVERGVSLARAIFAFNSVNVEGWGLYAEAITLPYMPDDGKLVSLQLRLQRAARAFVDPELQMGKWTPDSARQFLMKEVGLSPAFATSEVDRYTFRSPAQATAYYYGYLRLLEVRDAAEKQVGSRFDPLTFHDTILAQGLLPPDLMKRAVLAQLQ; encoded by the coding sequence ATGCGCTGGCACATTGCCGCAACGGTCCTGTTCCTCGGTTGCTCGCACGCCGCTCCTGCCCCTCCCCCCGCTGCGCAGCGTTCGGCAAACGGGGACTGGATCGAGCGCAGCAATCGGAACGCGCAGGTTTTGCTGGACGTGCGCGCGCGGTTCACGCCCGAGCTCGCCGCCCGCACCGGCGTGGTCGGGATCGACGAGCGGATCTCCGACTTCACGCCCGGACATCGGGAGCGCCTGCGGCAGGCGCTGCGCGAGGCGGTCTCCACGCTGGAAGGCCGGCGCGGCGGCGAGCGGGACGTGAACGTCGTGCAGGACCTGGCCATCCTCGTCGATGCCGCAGAGCGGCAGCTCAACGGCTCCGAGCTCCAGGAGAAGCTCGAGGTGCCGTACGCGAACGTGCCGCGGCTGGTGTTCGGCAGCGTGCGAGGGCTGCTCGACCCGCAGGTCGCGCCGGAGCGTCGTCCGGCCGCGCTCGCGCGCGTGCGCAAGTACGCCGGCATCGAGCAGGGATACCGTCCGGTGGTGGAGCTCGCCGAGGCCGAGACGCGCGAGGGCTTCCGCAAGGGGCTCCTGCCGCCCAGCCGGATCGAAGTGGAGAACGATCTCAATACCTCGCAGTTCCTCATCGACGGCATCGACAAGCTCTTCGCCGAATACCGGATCGCCGGCGCCGAGCAACCGGTGACGACGCTGCACCGGCAGCTCGAGGATTACCTGAGCTTCGTCCGCAGCGAGGTGCTGCCGAAGGCGCGGGAGGACTTCCGCCTGCCGCGCGAGCTCTACGAGTTCCAGCTCCAGCAGGTCGGCGTGGACATTCCCGGCGAGGAGCTGGCGCAGCGCGCGCACCGCGGGTTCGAGCAGATCCAGGCGGAGATGCAGAAGGTGGCCGCGCGCGTCGCGCAGCAGCGCGGGCTGGTCAGCGGCGATTACCGCGAGGTCATCAAGGAGCTGAAGAAGACCCAGATCCCGGACGACCAGCTGCTCGAGTTCTACAAGAAGCGTCTCGCTCGCATCGAGGAGATCATCCGCCAGCACCACCTGGTCACCCTGCCGGCGCGGCCGGCGCGCATCCGCCTCGGCACGCCGGCGGAGAACGCGCAGCAGCCCGCTCCGCACATGTCTCCTCCGCGCTTGATCGGCAACACCGGCGAGCAGGGGGAGTTCGTCCTCCCGCTCTCGGTGCCGGGGAAGGTCGAGCAGAAGTACGACGACTTCAACTACGATGCCGCCGCCTGGACGCTCACCGCGCACGAGGCGCGGCCCGGCCACGAGCTGCAGTTCGCCAGCATGGTCGAGCGCGGCGTCTCGCTGGCTCGCGCGATCTTCGCCTTCAACAGCGTCAACGTCGAGGGATGGGGACTGTATGCGGAAGCCATCACGCTTCCGTACATGCCCGACGACGGCAAGCTCGTCTCGCTGCAGCTCCGGCTCCAGCGGGCGGCGCGCGCCTTCGTCGATCCGGAGTTGCAGATGGGGAAGTGGACGCCGGACTCGGCGCGGCAGTTCCTGATGAAGGAGGTCGGACTGTCGCCTGCGTTCGCGACCTCCGAGGTCGACCGGTACACGTTCCGCTCGCCGGCGCAGGCCACGGCGTACTACTACGGGTACCTGCGGCTTCTGGAAGTGCGGGACGCTGCGGAGAAACAGGTCGGCTCGCGTTTCGACCCGCTCACTTTTCACGACACCATCCTCGCGCAGGGTCTGTTGCCGCCCGATCTCATGAAGCGCGCGGTGCTCGCGCAACTGCAATGA
- a CDS encoding TonB family protein, translating to MRRAALAFVLSIGTAMAAQTPMAVLTGVVVDADTQAPVSEAVVIARSPSLVGEQSAITDESGAFEITWLPAGTYSLAVRRDGFEPYAPETLAIKGGKVRVRISVAPVPTPAAILEKAVEFEEQMTAPEMISGPAPEYTPEAIERGVEGSMQVRCVVTAEGQVRTCKVVKGLPFMNTAVIGALERRKYKPAAAHGKPVDVYYTFNIRLKLPSR from the coding sequence ATGCGCCGCGCAGCGCTGGCGTTCGTCTTGTCGATCGGTACGGCCATGGCCGCGCAGACGCCCATGGCCGTGCTCACCGGCGTGGTGGTCGACGCCGATACGCAGGCGCCCGTCAGCGAAGCGGTGGTGATCGCGCGAAGTCCGTCCCTGGTCGGCGAGCAGAGCGCGATCACGGACGAGTCGGGCGCGTTCGAGATCACCTGGCTGCCGGCGGGGACGTATTCGCTCGCCGTCCGCCGCGACGGCTTCGAGCCCTATGCGCCGGAGACGCTGGCAATCAAGGGTGGCAAGGTCCGGGTCCGGATCTCCGTCGCGCCGGTGCCGACGCCGGCGGCGATCCTGGAGAAGGCCGTAGAGTTCGAGGAGCAGATGACCGCGCCCGAGATGATCTCCGGCCCTGCGCCCGAGTACACGCCCGAGGCGATCGAGCGTGGCGTCGAGGGCAGCATGCAGGTCCGCTGCGTGGTCACCGCGGAAGGCCAGGTCCGGACGTGCAAGGTGGTCAAGGGCCTCCCGTTCATGAATACGGCGGTGATCGGTGCGCTGGAGCGGCGCAAGTACAAGCCGGCAGCCGCGCACGGGAAGCCTGTCGACGTGTACTACACGTTCAATATTCGTCTGAAGCTGCCTTCCCGATAG
- a CDS encoding alpha-ketoglutarate-dependent dioxygenase AlkB: MQAFFTFDGGEPWFDPDFSGVIRTWLDPECWIDLVPGWVRGSDALFREVLESRDWGQRTRRMFDHRVREPRLTAPWNLRSGVPLRPEILDRVRLTLSARYGVAFDSAGFNFYRDGQDSVAWHGDRIRREIEEPVVALLSLGEPRKFLLRPKGGGKSQALHLGCGDLLVTGGKTQRDWDHSVPKVAQAGPRISIAYRYGLAIGKAASDEY, from the coding sequence GTGCAGGCCTTCTTCACCTTCGACGGCGGCGAGCCCTGGTTCGACCCGGACTTCAGTGGTGTCATCCGCACCTGGCTCGATCCCGAGTGCTGGATTGACTTGGTCCCGGGATGGGTGCGCGGCTCGGATGCGCTGTTCCGCGAGGTGCTCGAGTCCCGCGACTGGGGACAGCGGACGCGGCGCATGTTCGATCATCGCGTCCGCGAGCCGCGCCTGACCGCGCCGTGGAACCTGCGCTCCGGCGTCCCGCTGCGTCCGGAGATCCTCGATCGCGTGCGTCTGACGCTCTCGGCCCGCTATGGAGTCGCGTTCGACTCGGCGGGCTTCAACTTCTACCGGGACGGCCAGGACAGCGTGGCCTGGCACGGCGACCGCATCCGCAGGGAGATCGAAGAACCCGTCGTTGCACTTCTTTCGCTGGGAGAACCGCGCAAGTTCCTGCTGCGGCCCAAAGGCGGCGGCAAGTCGCAGGCGCTCCATCTCGGGTGCGGCGACCTGCTGGTCACCGGCGGCAAGACGCAGCGCGACTGGGACCATTCGGTCCCGAAGGTGGCGCAGGCGGGGCCCCGCATCAGCATCGCCTACCGGTACGGCCTGGCTATCGGGAAGGCAGCTTCAGACGAATATTGA
- a CDS encoding carbohydrate-binding protein: MRLLALPVLVVAVASSASANVLWRGDYETGDLSQWAGVEGLTSRLTIVQSPVRQGKYALRTELHQGDFANSGTRNEVENSSAQYNEVEGNDKWYAWSTMFASDFPAPNTWQVFTQWHHSGLTGSPPLEFDVLGETIQLAHNGGTILWRTPLVRGVWHDFVVHVFWSSTNGYVDLYYDGTKVLDHQATPTLNSGQYTYLKQGLYRDASIADVGVVYHDGMVMGTTLADVAPALANPPPAPDAGTPELPAPDAGTNSPVTPSPDAGVSLKSSSVYMLPGGCSHISPGSVAVLGLFAGALLVLRRRRD; the protein is encoded by the coding sequence ATGCGCTTGCTCGCGCTTCCCGTACTCGTCGTGGCTGTTGCCTCATCCGCGTCGGCAAACGTTCTCTGGCGCGGCGACTACGAGACCGGCGATCTTTCGCAGTGGGCCGGAGTGGAAGGACTCACCAGCCGCCTGACCATCGTCCAGTCTCCAGTCCGGCAGGGGAAGTACGCGCTGAGGACCGAGCTCCACCAGGGCGACTTCGCCAACAGCGGCACCCGCAACGAAGTCGAGAACTCGTCGGCGCAGTACAACGAAGTGGAAGGAAACGACAAGTGGTACGCGTGGAGCACGATGTTCGCGAGCGACTTTCCGGCGCCGAACACCTGGCAGGTCTTCACCCAATGGCACCACAGTGGTCTCACCGGGTCGCCGCCGCTCGAGTTCGACGTCCTGGGCGAAACCATCCAGCTTGCCCACAACGGCGGCACCATTCTCTGGCGCACGCCGCTCGTCCGCGGCGTCTGGCATGACTTCGTCGTGCACGTGTTCTGGTCGTCGACGAACGGCTACGTGGATCTCTACTACGACGGCACGAAGGTGCTCGACCATCAGGCAACCCCGACGCTGAACTCCGGCCAGTACACGTATCTGAAGCAGGGCCTCTACCGCGACGCGAGCATTGCCGACGTGGGCGTCGTCTACCACGACGGCATGGTGATGGGGACGACGCTCGCCGACGTCGCGCCGGCTCTCGCCAATCCGCCGCCCGCCCCCGATGCGGGGACTCCGGAGCTTCCGGCGCCGGACGCCGGGACCAACAGTCCGGTGACGCCTTCGCCCGACGCTGGAGTTTCGCTCAAGTCCTCGTCGGTCTACATGCTTCCGGGCGGCTGCAGCCACATTTCGCCAGGCTCGGTCGCCGTGCTCGGACTCTTCGCCGGCGCACTGCTCGTCCTGCGCCGCCGGCGGGATTGA
- a CDS encoding M13 family metallopeptidase, which produces MRTVAAALFCFLLCCRSGPDARPPEPPPAAAVPASPANPPATQVTGAQPTVPNAAGQPTASPAPAAPERPSAAAAPQAPAPGIDLSALDRGVNPCEDFYKFACGSWLARTPIPEDRPRWGRAFSEVLERNEARLRDILEQNARGEPDPANPFAQKVGDFYATCMDEQKAETASFATLQKELQAIDQINDSRALARRVGDLHRAGARAFFGFGSRQDAKDATQVIGGVDQGGLGLPDRDYYFRTDKKSQELRALYVDHVGRMLSMAGDAEAPEHAQRIFQLETALAKASIDRVARRDPNKMYHRLDRSGLLTTAPHFEWNDYFATVGAPDVQAINVTVPDFFRAVDGLLARGNLDDVRVYLKWRAIEGAADSLGARFVDDRFRYNRALTGEKVLLPRWKRCVQMTDRALGEALGRTFVTTTVGAEGKAMAKEMIVNIEKAFEANLATVEWMDKAAKKASLYKLHKIDNKVAYPEKWRDYTKLAIGRDSLLENVLNAARFETARDLAKIGKPVDRGEWRMTPPTVNAYYSASLNEMVFPAGIMQLPFFSPEAPVPSNYGGLGMVMGHELTHGFDDQGRKFDGDGNLREWWSSRVAKAYEERASCVAKQYDGYIAVDDVHLNGRLTLGENIGDIGGLKMMIAALRAKREDQAPTNAGGFNDEQQAFIAFAQVWCTNYRPEAARTQALTNPHSTAQWRVNGPVSDNPDFANAFKCAAGSSMAPVNRCTVW; this is translated from the coding sequence ATGCGAACCGTCGCTGCCGCGCTCTTCTGTTTCCTTCTTTGCTGCAGATCCGGTCCCGATGCGAGGCCGCCCGAGCCTCCGCCGGCAGCTGCTGTTCCGGCCTCGCCCGCGAACCCGCCGGCGACCCAGGTGACCGGCGCTCAGCCCACGGTGCCGAACGCCGCTGGCCAGCCCACGGCGAGCCCGGCGCCGGCAGCGCCGGAGCGGCCCTCCGCCGCCGCGGCGCCGCAGGCCCCCGCCCCGGGGATCGACCTCTCCGCGCTCGACCGCGGGGTGAACCCCTGCGAGGACTTCTACAAGTTCGCCTGCGGAAGCTGGCTCGCGCGGACGCCCATCCCCGAAGACCGCCCGCGCTGGGGCCGCGCCTTCAGCGAGGTGCTCGAGCGCAACGAGGCGCGACTGCGCGACATCCTCGAGCAGAACGCCCGCGGAGAGCCAGACCCGGCGAATCCCTTCGCGCAGAAGGTCGGCGATTTCTACGCCACCTGCATGGACGAGCAGAAGGCGGAGACGGCCTCCTTCGCCACGCTGCAGAAGGAGCTGCAAGCCATCGACCAGATCAACGACTCCCGCGCCCTGGCGCGCCGGGTCGGTGACCTCCACCGGGCCGGAGCGCGGGCGTTCTTCGGCTTCGGCTCGCGGCAGGATGCCAAGGATGCGACGCAGGTGATCGGCGGCGTCGACCAGGGCGGTCTCGGCCTCCCGGACCGCGACTACTACTTCCGGACCGACAAGAAGTCGCAGGAGCTGCGGGCCCTCTACGTCGACCACGTGGGCCGGATGCTCTCGATGGCGGGCGACGCGGAGGCCCCCGAGCACGCGCAGCGCATCTTCCAGCTGGAAACCGCGCTGGCCAAGGCCTCGATCGATCGGGTCGCGCGGCGCGATCCCAACAAGATGTACCACCGCCTCGACCGCAGCGGCCTGCTCACCACCGCCCCGCACTTCGAATGGAACGACTATTTCGCGACCGTCGGAGCGCCGGATGTCCAGGCGATCAACGTCACCGTTCCCGACTTCTTCCGCGCCGTCGACGGACTGCTCGCGCGCGGGAATCTCGACGACGTGCGCGTCTATTTGAAGTGGCGCGCGATCGAGGGGGCGGCGGACTCGCTCGGCGCCAGGTTCGTGGACGACCGCTTCCGCTACAACCGGGCGCTCACCGGCGAGAAGGTGCTCCTCCCCCGCTGGAAGCGTTGTGTGCAGATGACGGACCGCGCGCTGGGCGAAGCCCTGGGTCGCACCTTCGTCACCACCACCGTCGGCGCCGAGGGCAAGGCAATGGCCAAGGAGATGATCGTCAACATCGAGAAGGCGTTCGAAGCCAACCTCGCCACGGTGGAGTGGATGGACAAGGCGGCCAAGAAGGCTTCGCTCTACAAGCTGCACAAGATCGACAACAAGGTCGCCTATCCGGAGAAGTGGCGCGACTACACGAAGCTCGCCATCGGCCGCGACTCGCTCCTCGAGAACGTGCTCAACGCCGCGCGCTTCGAGACGGCGCGCGATCTCGCCAAGATCGGCAAGCCGGTCGACCGCGGCGAATGGCGGATGACGCCGCCGACGGTGAACGCGTACTACAGCGCATCGCTCAACGAGATGGTGTTTCCCGCCGGCATCATGCAGCTGCCCTTCTTCTCGCCAGAGGCGCCGGTGCCTTCGAACTACGGTGGGCTGGGAATGGTGATGGGCCACGAGCTGACGCATGGCTTCGACGACCAGGGGCGCAAGTTCGACGGAGACGGCAACCTGCGCGAGTGGTGGTCGTCGCGCGTCGCCAAGGCCTACGAGGAGCGGGCTTCCTGCGTGGCGAAACAGTATGACGGGTACATCGCCGTCGACGACGTCCACCTCAACGGCCGCCTCACCCTGGGCGAGAACATCGGCGACATCGGCGGGCTGAAGATGATGATCGCGGCGCTGCGCGCGAAGCGAGAGGATCAAGCACCGACCAACGCCGGCGGTTTCAACGACGAGCAGCAGGCGTTCATCGCCTTCGCGCAGGTCTGGTGCACGAACTACCGTCCCGAAGCGGCGCGCACGCAGGCGCTGACGAACCCGCACTCGACGGCGCAGTGGCGCGTCAACGGACCGGTCTCCGACAATCCAGACTTCGCTAACGCCTTCAAGTGCGCTGCGGGGTCTTCGATGGCGCCCGTGAACCGCTGTACGGTCTGGTAG